A single Bifidobacterium scardovii JCM 12489 = DSM 13734 DNA region contains:
- a CDS encoding ABC transporter substrate-binding protein, giving the protein MKPTTLTRCLAASAAISLLVPLAACGSSSADDGKTKLTMVESLTTPVRTKILKTLLKDFEAQNPDITVDLVSPPTDSADRTIQQMLQSGEGIDVLEVRDITVGGFSKNGWLDDLSSDMENWDGWDKLTDNAKNSAKGESGKIWYMPYGFYGLSLFYRTDLIKQAGFSEAPKSWDDLLEQASAIQNTDKKQYGYAFRGGSNSDSNAVAIIEAYVADELDTSNAFKLKNGKTIFSAPEAKDAMDTYLKIFKKASPPSSVSWGYPEMVEGFSNGSTAFLLQDPEVISTLSKSTSITTDQWDTAPLLTGPTGKAAQPIAAAGWGIAKSSEHQAAALKLIKYLASEKPATTFAAENSLVPIVKSAINSSQYTTGKWKSYATMTNDPSTYINVTQPRSVSWWTDWGQKSDADIQQWLLGKISTTDLLKGWDQYWTEKWAQ; this is encoded by the coding sequence ATGAAACCCACAACCCTCACGCGGTGCCTCGCCGCCAGTGCAGCCATCAGCCTATTGGTGCCCTTGGCGGCCTGCGGCTCCTCATCCGCAGATGACGGCAAGACCAAGCTGACCATGGTCGAAAGCCTGACCACGCCGGTACGCACGAAAATCCTGAAGACTCTGCTGAAGGACTTCGAAGCGCAGAATCCCGACATCACCGTCGACCTGGTATCCCCGCCCACCGATTCCGCGGATCGGACCATCCAGCAGATGCTGCAATCCGGCGAAGGCATCGACGTGCTCGAGGTGCGCGACATCACCGTCGGCGGATTCTCGAAGAACGGTTGGCTGGACGATCTCTCCTCCGATATGGAGAACTGGGACGGGTGGGATAAGCTCACCGACAACGCCAAGAACAGCGCCAAGGGAGAATCCGGCAAGATCTGGTACATGCCCTACGGCTTCTACGGACTCTCGCTGTTCTACCGCACGGATCTGATCAAGCAGGCGGGATTCTCCGAAGCGCCGAAATCCTGGGATGATCTGCTCGAACAGGCCAGCGCCATCCAGAACACCGACAAAAAGCAGTACGGATATGCGTTCCGCGGCGGCTCCAATTCCGACTCCAACGCCGTGGCGATCATCGAAGCCTATGTGGCCGATGAGCTCGATACCTCCAACGCGTTCAAGCTCAAGAACGGAAAGACCATCTTCTCCGCACCCGAGGCGAAGGACGCCATGGACACCTACCTGAAGATCTTCAAGAAGGCTTCGCCGCCGTCGTCCGTCTCATGGGGATACCCCGAGATGGTCGAAGGATTCTCCAACGGATCCACCGCATTCCTGCTGCAGGACCCCGAAGTGATCTCCACGCTATCGAAGTCCACTTCCATCACCACGGACCAATGGGATACCGCACCGCTGCTCACCGGGCCGACCGGCAAGGCCGCACAGCCAATCGCCGCCGCCGGTTGGGGCATCGCAAAGAGCTCCGAGCACCAAGCCGCAGCCCTCAAGCTCATCAAGTACCTGGCCTCCGAGAAGCCGGCCACCACCTTCGCCGCGGAGAACAGCTTGGTGCCGATCGTGAAAAGCGCCATCAACAGCAGCCAGTACACCACCGGTAAGTGGAAGAGCTACGCGACGATGACCAACGACCCCAGCACCTACATCAACGTCACCCAGCCGCGTTCCGTGAGCTGGTGGACCGATTGGGGCCAGAAGTCCGATGCCGACATCCAGCAGTGGCTGCTCGGCAAGATCAGCACCACCGATCTGCTCAAGGGATGGGATCAGTACTGGACCGAAAAGTGGGCCCAGTAG
- a CDS encoding aminotransferase class V-fold PLP-dependent enzyme, producing MTTTTAPTPMLDVDGVPAARHWKLEQPTLHINHGPYGAVPTDVPEYQSKLKDRMESSPVKWFIAAPGALGEARTRTAELLGTDPAALAFVPDASAGATVVVNSIRISPGEEILVSDHGYGAVVMGAERMARNQGGILRTVHIPIDATDDDIVAAFDKAMSPRTRLVIADEITSPTAMTFPVARIAEAAHRHGARILVDGAHAPGLIPGDPLAIGADYWIGNLHKFICNPRGCAVLISRPELAQSLQPLINSWGRDLPYPERFDLQGTLDQTSYLCAPHTIQYMDRTFGGWDSILAYIQSLADYGQDLIASAFERQTGGDHHVALSSPAPAMRLVRLPEGLAPDHDSADLLRDRVSDAFDVEAAFTSFDGIGYLRLSAFVYNTADDYQRFADLCVPALCQWAREASR from the coding sequence ATGACCACCACAACGGCACCAACCCCCATGCTTGACGTCGACGGCGTTCCGGCGGCACGGCACTGGAAGCTCGAGCAGCCAACCCTGCACATCAACCACGGCCCCTACGGCGCCGTGCCAACCGACGTTCCGGAATACCAGTCCAAGTTGAAGGACCGCATGGAATCCTCACCGGTCAAGTGGTTCATCGCCGCGCCGGGCGCGCTCGGCGAAGCCCGCACACGAACGGCCGAGCTGCTTGGCACCGATCCGGCGGCGCTGGCGTTCGTCCCCGACGCCTCCGCCGGCGCCACCGTGGTAGTCAACAGCATCCGAATCAGCCCCGGCGAGGAGATTCTGGTGTCCGATCACGGCTACGGGGCCGTGGTGATGGGAGCCGAACGCATGGCCAGGAACCAGGGAGGCATACTCAGAACCGTCCACATCCCCATCGACGCGACGGATGACGATATCGTCGCCGCGTTCGACAAGGCGATGTCGCCGCGAACCCGTCTGGTGATCGCCGACGAAATCACGTCGCCGACCGCCATGACGTTCCCGGTCGCGCGAATCGCCGAAGCCGCGCACCGGCATGGGGCCAGAATCCTGGTGGACGGAGCGCACGCCCCGGGGCTCATCCCCGGTGACCCACTCGCCATCGGCGCCGATTACTGGATCGGCAACCTGCACAAATTCATCTGCAATCCACGCGGATGCGCCGTGCTGATATCGCGCCCGGAACTCGCGCAGAGCCTCCAGCCGCTCATCAACTCGTGGGGGCGCGATCTGCCGTATCCCGAGCGATTCGACCTGCAGGGCACGCTTGACCAGACCAGTTACCTGTGCGCCCCGCACACCATCCAATACATGGACCGCACCTTCGGCGGCTGGGACAGTATCCTCGCATACATACAGTCGCTTGCCGACTACGGGCAGGATCTCATCGCCAGCGCCTTCGAACGCCAGACTGGCGGCGACCACCATGTGGCGCTATCGAGCCCGGCTCCGGCCATGCGGCTGGTCCGCCTGCCCGAGGGTCTCGCCCCCGACCACGATTCGGCCGATCTGCTCCGCGACCGCGTATCCGATGCGTTCGACGTGGAGGCGGCCTTCACCAGTTTCGACGGCATCGGCTATCTGCGCCTGTCCGCATTCGTATACAACACCGCCGACGACTATCAGCGGTTCGCCGACCTGTGCGTGCCCGCCCTGTGCCAATGGGCGCGGGAGGCCTCACGCTAA
- a CDS encoding FadR/GntR family transcriptional regulator, translating to MAMDEALGAIRDYIADGKVKPGDKLPSEGRLCEMLGMSRSPVREALRMLEALNVVDIRHGSGVYVKSLGSEELIASLSLVMGLMPLSSLLDMYDLRLIVESSLTERAAARITDDQIDELLRIQMSIEAAVHPDGTSKLDDEFHDLIARVADSPSSRALLGVMRSRSSNYRLYRTERAIEVFRVNNAGHREIINALRRRDPVLAKGAMAAHIDSTRGWLAALKPEAEIKESDSGR from the coding sequence ATGGCGATGGATGAGGCTCTCGGCGCGATTCGCGACTACATTGCCGACGGGAAGGTCAAGCCCGGCGACAAGCTGCCGTCCGAGGGACGCCTGTGCGAGATGCTCGGCATGTCCCGGAGCCCGGTGCGTGAGGCTTTGAGGATGCTCGAGGCGCTGAACGTAGTGGATATCCGCCATGGCTCCGGCGTGTACGTCAAAAGCCTGGGCTCCGAGGAACTGATCGCCAGCCTGTCCTTGGTGATGGGGCTGATGCCCCTGTCGTCGTTGCTGGATATGTATGACCTGCGGCTGATCGTCGAGTCGTCGTTGACGGAGCGCGCGGCGGCGCGCATCACCGATGATCAGATCGACGAGCTGCTGCGCATTCAGATGTCGATCGAGGCCGCGGTGCATCCGGACGGTACGTCGAAACTCGATGACGAGTTTCATGATTTGATCGCGCGGGTGGCCGACAGCCCGTCGTCGCGCGCGTTGCTCGGGGTGATGCGGTCAAGATCGAGCAATTATCGACTGTACCGCACCGAACGGGCGATCGAAGTCTTCCGCGTGAATAACGCCGGGCATCGCGAGATCATCAATGCGTTGAGACGCCGTGACCCGGTGTTGGCCAAAGGAGCCATGGCGGCCCATATCGATTCCACGAGAGGCTGGCTGGCCGCGTTGAAGCCCGAGGCCGAGATCAAGGAAAGTGATTCCGGCCGTTAG
- a CDS encoding Rne/Rng family ribonuclease — MPSVNQEGLGDAEAVENVVPDLSSLSQSASSATPAPRRRRGGRRVVRGAGAAGAAVALTVEDHSAPLFEEPRVPSLDDHDAERDDAPSSRPSRGSNRRRPLHADADADAAEETPASGAPARGDGDARDDEPVRRTRSRRRTPMRDQNDDDDARGDEAPRRSRRTRSVSRDESGDDRLLDAIDTLPEDRGAGHGSARGPRPMTSLLFQEPVLPAIGSRARDDRDDLDDRGRDAAADRDDRDADAERPSRRSRRRRGGGELVPVPAGDADERESRSDHDSRGSRDDADEAESGRSRRSRRLNAQERRAAAEVEQIEEDLEYDDITYAPITEEDLSEGPTRSRRRRRRGGKDADRDADRASRENRDDRDSGESSDAGASDESPRRHRDEGEDEDSTVTRRRRRRRSKSGDDSAEESPRRSRKQQYIDEITDIEGSTRLEAKKQRRRDNRRERSRQSQLMEQDFLARRENVERLMVVRQRGRHTQISVIEDNVLVEHYVSDIQEVATVGNVYLGRVQNVLPSMEAAFVDIGQARNGVLYAGEVNWDAARLDGQPRRIELAFKSGDPVLVQVTKDPIGHKGARLTSQVTLAGRFLVLVPSGGMTGVSRKLSDRERSRLKGIVSKIAPKDMGVIIRTAAEGASEEAIVKDLENLIRQWERITAKREEFLHGRRPKLLQGEPDVAIRVVRDIFNDDFKQMIVEGDNVYDRIEEYLETMAPDLRDKLVKWDPAEHEGKDVFDRWQIDSQLRKGMERQVYLPSGGSIVIDRTEAMTTIDVNTGRFIGKGKSLEETVTRCNLEAAEEIARQLRLRDIGGMVMIDFVDMVMPANRDLVLRRLVECLARDRTKHQVAEVTSLGLVQMTRKRIGQGLVEAFSEECPTCKGRGFILHDEPTVNAEYDDPYALKGGDPFIKTNKHGRGADVQVPQGSSAAVKAKLAQIAAAAVAANTGDE; from the coding sequence GTGCCCAGTGTAAATCAGGAGGGCCTCGGCGACGCCGAAGCCGTTGAAAACGTTGTACCGGATCTGTCGTCGCTGTCCCAGAGCGCATCGTCCGCAACCCCGGCCCCGCGCCGCCGCCGCGGCGGGCGCCGCGTGGTGCGTGGGGCGGGCGCCGCGGGCGCCGCGGTCGCGCTGACCGTCGAGGACCATTCCGCGCCGCTGTTCGAGGAACCGCGGGTTCCCTCGCTGGACGACCACGATGCCGAGCGGGACGACGCCCCGTCCTCGCGCCCGTCCCGCGGATCGAATCGCCGCAGGCCGTTGCACGCGGATGCGGATGCCGACGCAGCCGAGGAGACGCCGGCGAGCGGGGCCCCGGCCCGCGGCGACGGCGATGCCCGCGACGACGAGCCGGTGCGCCGCACCCGTTCCCGCCGCCGCACCCCGATGCGCGACCAGAATGACGATGACGATGCGCGCGGCGACGAGGCTCCGCGCCGCTCCCGCCGCACCCGGAGCGTGTCGCGTGACGAATCCGGCGACGACCGTCTGCTGGACGCCATCGACACGTTGCCGGAGGACCGCGGGGCCGGCCATGGTTCCGCGCGCGGCCCGCGCCCGATGACCTCGCTGCTGTTCCAGGAGCCGGTGCTTCCGGCGATCGGCAGCCGGGCCCGCGACGACCGCGACGATCTCGACGACCGTGGCCGCGATGCCGCGGCGGATCGCGACGACCGCGATGCGGATGCCGAACGTCCATCCCGCCGCTCCCGTCGCCGCCGTGGCGGCGGCGAACTCGTGCCGGTCCCCGCGGGCGACGCGGATGAGCGCGAGTCCCGGTCCGACCACGACTCTCGGGGTTCCCGCGACGACGCCGACGAGGCCGAGTCCGGCCGTTCCCGCCGTTCCCGCCGCCTGAACGCGCAGGAGCGCCGCGCCGCGGCCGAGGTCGAGCAGATCGAGGAGGACCTCGAATACGACGACATCACCTATGCGCCGATCACCGAGGAGGATCTGTCCGAAGGGCCGACCCGTTCCCGTCGTCGCCGCCGCAGGGGAGGCAAGGACGCTGACCGCGACGCCGATCGCGCCTCGCGCGAGAACCGGGACGACCGCGATTCCGGCGAATCGTCCGATGCCGGCGCCTCCGACGAGTCGCCGCGCCGCCACCGTGACGAGGGCGAGGACGAGGATTCCACGGTGACCCGCCGCCGTCGCCGCCGCCGTTCCAAGTCGGGCGACGACTCCGCCGAGGAGTCGCCGCGCCGCTCCCGCAAGCAGCAGTACATCGACGAGATCACCGACATCGAGGGCTCCACGCGACTGGAGGCCAAGAAGCAGCGCCGCCGCGACAACCGCCGCGAGCGCTCCCGTCAGTCGCAGCTCATGGAGCAGGATTTCCTCGCCCGCCGCGAGAACGTCGAGCGCCTGATGGTCGTGCGCCAGCGCGGCCGCCATACGCAGATCTCCGTGATCGAGGACAATGTGCTCGTCGAGCACTACGTCTCCGACATCCAGGAGGTCGCGACGGTCGGCAACGTGTATCTCGGCCGCGTGCAGAACGTGCTGCCGAGCATGGAGGCCGCATTCGTCGACATCGGCCAGGCGCGCAACGGCGTGCTGTACGCCGGTGAGGTCAACTGGGACGCCGCCCGCCTCGACGGCCAGCCGCGCCGCATCGAGCTCGCGTTCAAGTCGGGCGACCCGGTGCTGGTGCAGGTCACCAAGGACCCGATCGGGCACAAGGGCGCCCGCCTGACCTCGCAGGTCACGCTGGCCGGCCGTTTTCTCGTGCTCGTGCCGTCCGGCGGCATGACCGGCGTGAGCCGCAAGCTGAGCGACCGCGAACGCAGCCGGCTCAAGGGCATCGTCTCGAAGATCGCGCCGAAGGACATGGGCGTGATCATCCGCACCGCGGCCGAGGGCGCGTCCGAGGAGGCGATCGTCAAGGATCTGGAGAACCTGATCCGCCAGTGGGAGCGCATCACGGCCAAGCGCGAGGAGTTCCTGCACGGCCGCCGGCCCAAGCTGCTGCAGGGCGAGCCCGATGTGGCGATCCGCGTGGTGCGCGATATCTTCAACGACGACTTCAAGCAGATGATCGTCGAAGGGGACAATGTCTACGACCGCATCGAGGAGTACCTCGAGACGATGGCCCCCGACCTGCGCGACAAGCTCGTCAAGTGGGACCCGGCCGAGCACGAGGGCAAGGACGTGTTCGACCGATGGCAGATCGACTCCCAGCTGCGCAAGGGCATGGAACGCCAGGTGTACCTGCCGTCCGGCGGCTCGATCGTCATCGACCGCACCGAGGCCATGACCACCATCGACGTGAACACGGGCCGCTTCATCGGCAAGGGCAAGAGCCTCGAGGAGACGGTGACGCGGTGCAACCTGGAGGCGGCCGAGGAGATCGCCCGCCAGCTGCGCCTGCGCGACATCGGCGGCATGGTGATGATCGACTTCGTCGACATGGTGATGCCCGCGAACCGCGATCTGGTGCTGCGCCGCCTGGTCGAGTGCCTGGCGCGCGACCGCACCAAGCACCAGGTGGCGGAGGTCACGTCGCTCGGCCTGGTGCAGATGACCCGCAAGCGCATCGGCCAGGGCCTGGTCGAGGCGTTCTCCGAGGAGTGCCCGACCTGCAAGGGCCGCGGGTTCATCCTGCACGACGAGCCGACCGTCAATGCCGAGTACGACGATCCGTACGCGCTCAAGGGCGGCGACCCGTTCATCAAGACGAACAAGCACGGCCGCGGCGCCGACGTGCAGGTGCCGCAGGGCTCCAGCGCGGCCGTCAAGGCCAAGCTCGCCCAGATCGCGGCGGCCGCCGTCGCCGCGAACACCGGGGACGAGTGA
- the rplU gene encoding 50S ribosomal protein L21, which yields MYAIVKAGGHQEKVEVGDVILVNRLDAKKGDAVEFPVALVVDGAKVVLGAKDLAAVSVKGEVVDDEAKGPKINIMKYKNKTGVTRRKGHRQPLTAVKITAIA from the coding sequence ATGTACGCGATTGTGAAGGCCGGTGGCCATCAGGAAAAGGTCGAGGTCGGTGACGTGATTCTCGTCAACCGTCTCGATGCCAAGAAGGGCGACGCCGTGGAATTCCCGGTGGCCCTGGTTGTGGACGGCGCCAAGGTTGTCCTGGGTGCCAAGGATCTCGCCGCAGTTTCCGTCAAGGGCGAAGTTGTTGACGACGAGGCCAAGGGTCCGAAGATCAACATCATGAAGTACAAGAACAAGACCGGCGTGACCCGCCGCAAGGGCCACCGCCAGCCGCTGACCGCCGTCAAGATCACGGCGATCGCCTGA
- the rpmA gene encoding 50S ribosomal protein L27, whose product MAHKKGASSSRNGRDSKPQYLGVKKYGGEAVVAGNIIVRQRGTAFHPGQNVGMGKDHTLFALTDGSVKFGVRRDRKVVDVIA is encoded by the coding sequence ATGGCACATAAGAAGGGCGCTTCCAGCTCGCGCAACGGTCGCGATTCAAAGCCTCAGTACCTCGGCGTCAAGAAGTACGGCGGCGAAGCCGTCGTGGCCGGCAACATCATCGTTCGCCAGCGCGGCACCGCTTTCCACCCGGGCCAGAACGTCGGCATGGGCAAGGACCACACCCTGTTCGCCCTGACCGACGGCAGTGTGAAGTTCGGCGTGCGTCGTGACCGCAAGGTCGTCGACGTCATCGCGTGA